The following nucleotide sequence is from Tardiphaga sp. 709.
ATCGTCCAATTATGATCGCTCTATTGAACCTAAAGATGTGCAGCGACACTTAAGCTTCGATGAGGCGCGGCATAACTCGGTTACACAGCGCTATTTTGGGAAAACTTACATGACATTCCATTCTACAAAGCGGTTCGGGCACGCCCTCAAGGCCGCTGGCGCTGGCGCGGTCCTGCTGCTGTCTGTGTCCGCAGGCCATGCCCAGTCCGGACCGTTTGCCGGCTTCGACGGGGCCTGGAGCGGTACCGGAACGGTCTCCATGTCGGACGGGTCGTCGGAGCGCATTCGCTGCCGGGCGACCTACAAGGTGGATGGCGGCGGCAGCGCACTGGCTCAGACGCTGCGCTGCGCCAGCGACAGCTACAAGTTCGACCTCTCCAGCAATGTCACCAGCCAGGGCAACAACGTGTCCGGCAGCTGGAGCGAAGCCAGCCGCAACGTCTACGGCAATCTGGTCGGCAAGGCGGGCGGCGGCCAGATCGACGTCTTCGTCGAGGCCGCGGGCTTTGCCGCCAACATCACGCTGACGACCCGCGGCAACAAGCAGTCGGTGTCGATCAGCTCCAAGGGTGAAATTCGCGGCGTCTCGATCAACATGGTCAAGAGCTGAGCCAGCTCCAACGTCACTCACAAAAAAGCCCCCGGGGAGATCCGAGGGCTTTTTTATTTGATCGTCCTTGCTATGCGCGGTTGATTACTTCTCTTGCTTCGCAAGAACCGAACTACCCGTAAGGCGCTGCTGCAGATTGATCAGCCACATCGCGGTCGGGCGCAGGATGAACAGATCGGCCACCAGTGCCGCGACCATCGAGAAGGCGCTGAGCCAGCCGAACAGCCGCAGCGATGGCAGGTCCGAGAACACCGTCACCACGAGGCCGCAGGCCAGCACCACCGTCGTCAGGATCAGCGCGGGACCAACGAGCACAGTCGCACGCTCGACGGCGATCGCGGGATCGGTGCCCGGCGTGTCTTCCAGACGCAAACGGTTGAGGAAGTGGATCGTGGCGCTAAGGCCGAGACCGAAGGACACTGTCAGTGCCACCACACTGGCGAATTGCAGCCCCTCCCCGAGCAGCCACAATACGAAGCCGGCCAGCACCACCGGGAAGATGCCCGGCAGGATACAGGCCAGCATCACCACCCACGAGCGGAACGCGAGGCCGATGAAGACGGCGACCAATCCGAATTCGATGGTCAGGCCGTGATTGAGCTTCTCGATCATCCCGGCGCTGTTACGCGCCGCGATCGCCGAGAGGCCGGTCACCGCAATCTCATAGCCCGGGTGCTTGGTGCGAACGGCATTCAGCGCATTGTCGAGCTTGTCGACCACCGGCAGGATCTTGCTCGAATCGCTGTCGGGCACACGGCCGGACACCACCACCGCCGTCTGGTCCGCCGAGATGAAGCGGCGCACCAGATGTTCGGGTATCACGCTGACATATTCCTTCAGCGTCGCGACATCCGACGAGCCGGCCTTTTCCGCCAGCCAACGCCGCAGCGTTTCCAGCGACCAGACGTTACCCACACCGGCCTGCTTCTCGACCATGGCGTGGACTTCGGCGATGGTCGCCAACGTGTCCGGCGAATAGAGATCCGCGCCCTTCGGAAACTCGATCAGCACGTCGATCGGATTGGCGCCGGTCAGCTTGGCGTCGAGGCGCCCGCTGGCCGCAACCGCCTGCTCCTTGTCCGGCACCTGATCGGCCAGCCGATAGCGCGGCTCGAGATTGGCATAAACGATCCCGAGACCAACGACGACGACGAGCGAGATCAGACTGAACAGACCAGGACGGCCGACCATGCGCACCGCGATCCAGTAACAGAAGGCGCGCAGCGCCTGCACGCCGGCATCGGCGGTCTGGAACTTGGCGGCGAAAATCTTCTCGTTACGCACCAGCAGCACGCCGAACACCGGCACCAGCGACAGCACCGCGACCAGCGCGATGATGGTCGCCGTGAGACCGGCCTCGCCGAAGGCGCGGATCAGGTCCGAGTTGGAGAACTGCAACGCCAGGAACGAAATGCCGGCGGTGCCATGGGTGAGGACGCAGGCCGGACCCACGACACGAACCGCATTCGTAAATGCCGAATACTTGTCCTCGCCCGCGATCAACCGGTCACGCGCCGCGAAAGTGAGCTGCATCGAGTCCGCAAAACTGATCACCATGATCAGCGGCGTCATCACATTGAGGAACATGTTGAGGCTGAAGCCGGCCCAGCCGAGTGCGCCGAGCGACAACAGGATCGCCAGCAGCGGCGGAAACGCCGCGATGATCATGAACGAGATCTTGCGGAAAAAGATGATCGCAATGACGCAGCCAGCGAGAATGCCGGCGATGTTATAGATCAGGCCGTCGCGCTCGACCGCGTTGCGGATTTCGAGCTGCATCACCGGCACGCCCGACAATTCCTTGGTCAGACCGCTATTGGCCAGGTCCTCATTCATGGTCTTGCGGATATCGGCGACGACGGTGCTGAGCTTGCTGTTGCTGACCACGACCGGGTCGAGCGACAGCACCACCAGCGCCAGAGTTCCATCGTCGGACAAAAGCTTGCCGCGGATCAGCTCGTTCTGCTTCACCGTCTCGATGAACTTGTCGTAGTCGGCGCCTTCAGGAAGATCGTTGGGAAACAGCGCTGCCGGCAACTTGCCGGGGGCCGGCGTCTGGCGCGCCGAGAAGATCGAGATCAGCCCGCGCACGCCATCGACCAATTGCAGGTCGGTGACGAGGTCGCGCATCTTTCCAAGATTGTCGCGTGCAAGCAGTGTCTTGCCTTCGAGCACGACAAGCACGTCGAACTCGGTGGACGGGAAGCGCTTCGTCACTTCCTCGTATTGCTTGTATTCCTTGCTGTCAGAACGAAATAGCTGGCTCAGTGAATCGTCGATCTTGATGCGCTGGATGCCAAAGATCGCGCCGATCACCAGCGCGAGCAGGATCACGCAGGACAGAATCGGCGCCTTCACCGCGATCAGACCGATGCGCTCGAGCCCGAAGGCGATGCTGATCGGCCCCTTGCGCAATTTATTCATATCCGCGTCGTGGGGGGAACCGTATCGTGCATACCCTGTCCAGTCCTGTCGTCAGCGGCGTCTGCCTAGCAAGCGTCGCGGGCAGTAGTAAGGCTGGAATCGGCGAGACCGAACAGCGCTAGCCCTTGAAAACATGCGGTAAATTTGCCGCGGGCAGATGTAGCAGGTCTGTATGACACATCGCAAGGCGGGGAGCGCGCGGAGGTTGCGTTTCAGGTCACAAAATGGAGCGCAGAGGCTGTTGTTTTATACTGGCGCAGCGAGCGGCGCTACCATTTGCAGGCCGCTTTCGTCTTTCAGAGCCACACCGGTCATGTTGCGATTCAGCCCTTCGCGCGCCAGCCAGGCAATCTTGCTCGCTGCCTCCTCGAAGGACAGGCCGGCCACCTGGATGTTCGACACGCAGTTGCGCGCAGCGTCCGTCAGACCCGGCTGCGGGGCGAAGGTCAGGTAGGCGCCGAGACTCTGCGGCGCCGACAGACCAGGACGTTCGCCGATCAGCATGATCGTCATCCGGGCCCGCAATAACGCACCGATCTCGTCGCCGAGCGCGACCCTGGCGCCGCCGGCAACGACAACAGCGCCGATCCCGACCCCCGCCAATTTGGGCATTAACGCATCCAGCAGGCCAAGCGCATGCGCATTGACCGCAGCCGGAGACAGGCCGTCCGCAATCACGATCACCAGATCGGACGCGGCGCTGTCGCTCCCTTCAAGCAACTCCCGTGACTCGCGAGACAGTCGGCGGCCAAGATCGGGGCGCTTGAGATAGTCGGCACGATCCGCGACCTGGCTCGTCACCACCAGCGCGCTCGTCCCCAGCCCGGCCAGCGCAGCCGCGATGGCTTCGGCCTCGAAGGGCGCATGGACCGCGTCACGTGCGCGGGCATGGTCAAGCGTGAAATCGAGCAGGGCCTGCGTGGTCAGACTGGCTCCGGCCCGACCGAGCCCCACACGCGCCGGGGTCAGTGCCCGCAGCTCCGCGAGGGAGCGCTGCGGCGAAGGCGGCGTCACGTCATTCCGATCTGTCATGACGCCAGCCTATCGCTCATTCGGCCGGAACGGCAGCGTCCTGCAGTTTCAACGAATAATAGGACGCGTTGGTCTGACCACCGGACGCATCGCGCGCGAAATTGATCAGATGATGCGCGACCATGATCCCGCTGATGAGATATTCGATCTCGCCGCGGGCCAGCCGTCGGAATGCGAATTTCCAGAACGCTCGCTTGTAGTCGCCGAGCACACCGACCTTCCAGAAGATATTGCGCAGCATCACCAGCCCGAGCCGGATGCTCTTCCAGGTCAGCATGGCGCCGATCGGCGGCTTGATGCGGTTCGGATAGGTATGGCGGATCTGGTACTCGAAGCGCTCGAGCAGCTTCTCCGGCACATAGGCGCTGCCCATGGCGCGCCGCCAGCTTTTCACGACGTCTTCATAGGGCAACAAGAAGTCGACGTTGGAATCGCGCCCCTCGTCCTCGTTCAGGCGGCCTTCCTTCTTCAACCGGTCCCAAAGCGGCGTTTGCGGTAGCGCCTGCAGAAGGTTGATGGTCAGAAGCGGAATCTGTGAGGTTTCCACGAATTCGAGCAAATGCTGGCCGGTCTCGGGCTTGTCGGTATCGAGGCCGAGGATGATGCCGGACACGACTTCCATGCCGAAGCTGTTCAGCGTCTCGATCGCCTCCATGATGGGGACCATCATGTTGTGATCCTTCTTCATCGCCTTGAGGGCGACGGGATCGGGCGTCTCGATGCCGCAGAAGATCGTGCCGAACCAGGCTTCGCGCATCAGCGAAAGGATTTCCGGCCGCTTGGCGATGTTCAGCGTCGCCTCACAGGACAGGCGCAAGACAAAACCGGTCCTCTTCTGCCACTCGACGAGATGCGGCAGCAGATCGAGCGCCGCCTTGCGGTTGCCGATGAAGTTGTCATCGACGAAATAGACCGAGCCCATGATGCCGCATTCGAGCAGCTTGTCGAGTTCGGCGGTGATCTGCTCCGGCGATTTCAGGCGCGGATTGCGCCCGTAGAGGCCGGGAATATCGCAGAACTCGCACTGATACGGACAGCCCGAAGAATACTGGATGCTGCCGAGGAAGTAGCGCGGAATATCAGCCAGTTCATAGGCCGGAATCGGAAACCTCGTCATGTCCAGGCGATCAGTGGTCTTCAGCACGACCTGCTGGTCTGGCCGCGACGTATCCTTTTCCAGGATATCGATCAGTTGGTCGGTGGCATCACCGAGTTCGCCGATATGGAGATAGTCGAAAGCCGGGTAGTAATCGGGGCATGACGAGACCGACGGCCCTCCGATCGCCACCGGAAGATCGTAGGAATGCGCGCGGTAGCAGATGTCGTTCATCTGCGTACGCTGGATGTGCATGCCTGACACCAGCACAGCTTCGGCCCACAGGAAATCATTGGGCGTGGCGGCACGGATGTTCTCGTCGATGAAACGGACTTCCCAGTTCTCGGGCATGTAGGCGGCAATCAGCAGCAAGCCCTGGGGAGGCATAAAGGCCTGAACGCCGTCGGTCAGAGGATATGAATATTCAAACGTGCCAAATGAAGACGTGTATCGCGGAAAGACGCACAGAATGCGCCGGACCGTCTGCCTGCCCTCAGCTCTCATCAAAATTCCTCTGTGATTGCATCAGCGGTCCCCATAAGCGCTGAACCTTCAATAACATTGCCGAGATAAAACCGTTCCACTCCTGCCGAATACTTTGTGCGATCTAATCACGACGTCCGAATCTGGGCCAGAATTTCTTCAAGATTGTGGCGGGCGGTGACAAGGTCGTGACCAGCTCCGCGCAAGTGCGCGCCAAGCGCCACGCCTTATGACGGTTTATTGACGTCAGGCGATCAGACGCGCGGCCAGATCGGGCAGCAGGCCGTCCCGATCGCGAATGCGAAGATCCGCTCCGGAGAGCCCGACCCGTTGCAGCCAGTCGTCGAATTCCGGTGCGCGTTTGAGCCCAAAGAGGTCGCGGATATAGAGCGCGTCGTGAAATGACGTCGACTGGTAATTCAGCATCACGTCGTCGGCGCCGGGGACGCCCATCACGAAGGTCACACCGGCCGCGGCCAGCAGCGTCAGCAGATTGTCCATGTCGTCCTGATCGGCTTCGGCATGGTTGGTGTAACAGACATCGACACCCAGCGGCAGGCCGAGCAGCTTGCCGCAGAAATGATCCTCCAGCCCGGCGCGGATGATCTCCTTGCCGTCATAGAGATATTCGGGGCCGATGAAGCCGACGACGCTGTTCACCAGGAGTGGATCGAACGCCCGCGCAACTGCATAGGCCCGTGCCTCCAAAGTCTGCTGATCGACGCCGTGATGGGCGTTGGCCGACAGTGCCGAGCCCTGCCCTGTCTCGAAATACATGACGTTCTGACCGAGCGTGCCGCGCTTCAGGGAGAGGCCGGCATTATGCGCCTCCTTCAGGATCGCCAGATCGATGCCGAAGCTCTTGTTGGCGGCTTCTGTCCCGGCGATGGACTGAAACACCAGATCGACCGGGGCGCCTTGGTTGATGAGATCAAGACTGGTCGTGACATGGGTGAGCACGCAACTCTGG
It contains:
- the eutC gene encoding ethanolamine ammonia-lyase subunit EutC: MTDRNDVTPPSPQRSLAELRALTPARVGLGRAGASLTTQALLDFTLDHARARDAVHAPFEAEAIAAALAGLGTSALVVTSQVADRADYLKRPDLGRRLSRESRELLEGSDSAASDLVIVIADGLSPAAVNAHALGLLDALMPKLAGVGIGAVVVAGGARVALGDEIGALLRARMTIMLIGERPGLSAPQSLGAYLTFAPQPGLTDAARNCVSNIQVAGLSFEEAASKIAWLAREGLNRNMTGVALKDESGLQMVAPLAAPV
- a CDS encoding ethanolamine ammonia-lyase subunit EutB, coding for MIYRHAIGDHTHVFADLRDLMAKATPPRSGDRLAGIAAETAEQMIAARMALADVPLRQFLQEMVVAYENDEVTRLIVDTHDAAAFSVISSLTVGGFRDWLLSDEAAPQVLQTVAGGITPEMAAAVSKLMRNQDLILVAKKCEVITRFRNTIGLRGRMSVRLQPNHPFDDIRGITASILDGLVLGSGDACIGINPASDDPAVLSGLVRLLDDVITKLDIPTQSCVLTHVTTSLDLINQGAPVDLVFQSIAGTEAANKSFGIDLAILKEAHNAGLSLKRGTLGQNVMYFETGQGSALSANAHHGVDQQTLEARAYAVARAFDPLLVNSVVGFIGPEYLYDGKEIIRAGLEDHFCGKLLGLPLGVDVCYTNHAEADQDDMDNLLTLLAAAGVTFVMGVPGADDVMLNYQSTSFHDALYIRDLFGLKRAPEFDDWLQRVGLSGADLRIRDRDGLLPDLAARLIA
- a CDS encoding efflux RND transporter permease subunit, producing MNKLRKGPISIAFGLERIGLIAVKAPILSCVILLALVIGAIFGIQRIKIDDSLSQLFRSDSKEYKQYEEVTKRFPSTEFDVLVVLEGKTLLARDNLGKMRDLVTDLQLVDGVRGLISIFSARQTPAPGKLPAALFPNDLPEGADYDKFIETVKQNELIRGKLLSDDGTLALVVLSLDPVVVSNSKLSTVVADIRKTMNEDLANSGLTKELSGVPVMQLEIRNAVERDGLIYNIAGILAGCVIAIIFFRKISFMIIAAFPPLLAILLSLGALGWAGFSLNMFLNVMTPLIMVISFADSMQLTFAARDRLIAGEDKYSAFTNAVRVVGPACVLTHGTAGISFLALQFSNSDLIRAFGEAGLTATIIALVAVLSLVPVFGVLLVRNEKIFAAKFQTADAGVQALRAFCYWIAVRMVGRPGLFSLISLVVVVGLGIVYANLEPRYRLADQVPDKEQAVAASGRLDAKLTGANPIDVLIEFPKGADLYSPDTLATIAEVHAMVEKQAGVGNVWSLETLRRWLAEKAGSSDVATLKEYVSVIPEHLVRRFISADQTAVVVSGRVPDSDSSKILPVVDKLDNALNAVRTKHPGYEIAVTGLSAIAARNSAGMIEKLNHGLTIEFGLVAVFIGLAFRSWVVMLACILPGIFPVVLAGFVLWLLGEGLQFASVVALTVSFGLGLSATIHFLNRLRLEDTPGTDPAIAVERATVLVGPALILTTVVLACGLVVTVFSDLPSLRLFGWLSAFSMVAALVADLFILRPTAMWLINLQQRLTGSSVLAKQEK
- a CDS encoding B12-binding domain-containing radical SAM protein; the protein is MRAEGRQTVRRILCVFPRYTSSFGTFEYSYPLTDGVQAFMPPQGLLLIAAYMPENWEVRFIDENIRAATPNDFLWAEAVLVSGMHIQRTQMNDICYRAHSYDLPVAIGGPSVSSCPDYYPAFDYLHIGELGDATDQLIDILEKDTSRPDQQVVLKTTDRLDMTRFPIPAYELADIPRYFLGSIQYSSGCPYQCEFCDIPGLYGRNPRLKSPEQITAELDKLLECGIMGSVYFVDDNFIGNRKAALDLLPHLVEWQKRTGFVLRLSCEATLNIAKRPEILSLMREAWFGTIFCGIETPDPVALKAMKKDHNMMVPIMEAIETLNSFGMEVVSGIILGLDTDKPETGQHLLEFVETSQIPLLTINLLQALPQTPLWDRLKKEGRLNEDEGRDSNVDFLLPYEDVVKSWRRAMGSAYVPEKLLERFEYQIRHTYPNRIKPPIGAMLTWKSIRLGLVMLRNIFWKVGVLGDYKRAFWKFAFRRLARGEIEYLISGIMVAHHLINFARDASGGQTNASYYSLKLQDAAVPAE